A portion of the Leptospira kanakyensis genome contains these proteins:
- a CDS encoding SGNH/GDSL hydrolase family protein: MKKIKYAALLGILTFLIHCDTKKDYFEDVGAHFLCNTYAVCNGETPAKTGIIGDSWTDILLGYPAVETLRPQLENRFQYKFVGATLGGKTLQQVVNQGLQFQVIDQGGADMKVIILSLGGNDIQANLSEYIGNVSTVQAQRFATIKANLKQMIVTGNAYKIARFGGAPIKWIIHGYDYPNPYMSPAIAGSDEGCKTKFDRVGLIVPDAAAFTSAQLDSFNNLLVDIAREEPSFIYVDLRNTLGGKPFSRAEFMLDCIHANNLGYTLLADKFARLIYPITNVGF, encoded by the coding sequence ATGAAAAAAATTAAATACGCTGCTCTTTTAGGAATCTTAACCTTCCTAATCCATTGTGATACCAAAAAGGATTATTTTGAAGATGTTGGGGCTCATTTCCTTTGTAACACCTACGCCGTTTGTAATGGGGAAACTCCTGCAAAAACAGGAATCATTGGTGATAGTTGGACAGACATTCTTCTCGGATATCCAGCGGTCGAAACTCTAAGACCCCAATTGGAAAATCGTTTCCAATATAAATTCGTTGGTGCTACACTCGGTGGAAAAACTTTACAACAAGTAGTCAACCAAGGCCTACAATTCCAAGTCATTGACCAAGGCGGAGCTGATATGAAAGTCATCATCCTATCGCTCGGTGGTAATGACATCCAAGCAAATCTTTCCGAGTACATAGGAAACGTAAGTACAGTTCAAGCGCAGAGATTTGCTACCATCAAAGCCAATCTCAAACAAATGATTGTTACTGGTAATGCTTACAAAATCGCTAGATTCGGTGGAGCCCCTATAAAATGGATCATCCATGGATACGACTATCCCAATCCTTATATGTCACCGGCGATTGCAGGTTCCGACGAAGGATGCAAAACCAAATTTGATCGTGTAGGACTTATTGTTCCTGATGCGGCCGCATTCACTTCAGCGCAACTAGATTCTTTTAACAATCTACTAGTAGATATCGCCAGAGAAGAACCTTCGTTTATCTATGTGGATTTAAGAAACACATTAGGTGGAAAACCATTTTCACGCGCCGAATTTATGTTAGATTGTATTCATGCAAACAACTTAGGATATACACTTCTTGCCGACAAATTTGCAAGATTAATTTATCCGATCACAAATGTAGGATTTTAA
- a CDS encoding TRL-like family protein: MTISSFYKINFLNFWIWNSKNKCRQASIRFFYFLISLLTLTSSCASSGFGTQGLLYEDQRISMMETGNPASKEGIACAKSYLGLVALGDASVEIAQKNGNIREITSIELETFNFFGIYAKLCTVTKGN; this comes from the coding sequence ATGACGATATCATCCTTTTACAAAATAAACTTTCTAAACTTTTGGATTTGGAACTCAAAAAATAAATGCCGCCAAGCTTCCATTCGGTTCTTTTATTTTTTGATTTCCCTCCTCACTCTCACATCTTCCTGCGCTAGTTCTGGATTTGGAACCCAGGGTCTACTCTATGAGGATCAAAGAATCAGCATGATGGAGACAGGGAATCCTGCCAGTAAGGAAGGAATCGCCTGTGCTAAATCCTACCTGGGCCTAGTCGCTTTGGGAGACGCGTCCGTAGAGATCGCCCAAAAGAATGGAAATATTAGGGAAATTACGTCTATTGAACTAGAAACTTTTAATTTCTTCGGGATTTACGCAAAACTCTGCACGGTTACCAAGGGAAATTAG
- the acs gene encoding acetate--CoA ligase → MPKERIVAPSKDFAKLANVSLKEYKTKYKESIEKPEKFWAEQAKRLTWFKKWTKVLKHDFAKAKAEWFVGGKLNVSYNCLDRHLDSPLKNKAALIWEGDNPDESKVLTYHDLHREVNHFANVLKKFHVKKGDRVLIYLPMIPELAIATLACTRIGAVHSVVFGGFSPEALLGRIEDCKPTLVITADGGYRGGKPVELKKNVDVALEESKYKVKDVIVVKRTGDEGNLNWKEGRDHWYHYLMKESDVKKECPPVVMDSEDPLFLLYTSGSTGKPKGVLHTTAGYLLGANLTFATIFDYKDTDTYWCTADIGWITGHSYILYGPLSNGATSLMFEGVPSYPDAGRFWDVIDKYKVTVFYTAPTAIRALMREGIEPIKKRSLASLRLLGSVGEPINPEAWEWYHTNIGKSKCPIVDTWWQTETGSIMISGVPGAIPQKPGSASWPFYGIQPVLVDNEGVEIKGKGEISGNLCIAKPWPSMMRGVYGDPKRFFDTYFSQFKGYYFTGDGANKDKDGYFRITGRVDDVLNVSGHRIGSAEVESALVEHKSVAEAAVVGFPHDIKGQGIYAYVTVKHGVTTNDALKKELIAMVEKVIGKIARPEVIHWAPGLPKTRSGKIMRRILRKIANNEFDTLGDISTLADPSVVQSLIDDKKKFHS, encoded by the coding sequence ATGCCGAAAGAAAGAATCGTGGCACCGTCCAAAGACTTCGCTAAATTAGCGAACGTTAGTTTAAAAGAATACAAAACCAAATACAAAGAATCCATTGAAAAACCAGAAAAGTTTTGGGCCGAACAGGCAAAACGCCTAACATGGTTTAAGAAATGGACTAAGGTTCTCAAACACGATTTTGCCAAAGCAAAAGCGGAATGGTTTGTTGGCGGAAAACTCAATGTTTCTTATAATTGTTTGGACAGACATTTAGATTCTCCATTAAAAAACAAAGCGGCTCTCATTTGGGAAGGAGACAACCCAGATGAATCAAAAGTCCTTACTTACCATGACCTCCACCGTGAGGTGAATCACTTTGCAAACGTTCTAAAAAAGTTCCATGTGAAAAAAGGAGACCGGGTTCTCATTTACCTCCCCATGATTCCAGAACTTGCCATTGCAACACTTGCTTGTACTCGCATTGGAGCCGTACATTCCGTTGTCTTTGGTGGATTTTCTCCCGAAGCACTTCTTGGTCGGATTGAAGATTGTAAACCCACACTAGTGATTACGGCCGATGGTGGGTACCGGGGTGGCAAACCAGTAGAACTCAAAAAAAATGTAGATGTTGCCTTAGAAGAAAGTAAATACAAGGTCAAAGATGTAATTGTTGTTAAGCGAACAGGGGATGAAGGGAACTTAAATTGGAAAGAAGGTAGAGACCACTGGTACCACTACCTGATGAAAGAATCCGATGTCAAAAAAGAATGCCCTCCTGTGGTGATGGATTCAGAAGATCCGCTTTTCCTTCTTTATACTTCAGGTTCGACGGGAAAACCTAAAGGGGTCCTCCATACCACTGCTGGATATTTACTCGGTGCCAATCTTACCTTTGCTACCATCTTTGATTATAAGGATACGGATACCTATTGGTGCACAGCAGACATTGGTTGGATTACGGGTCATAGTTATATTCTTTATGGGCCTTTATCCAATGGTGCTACCTCTCTCATGTTTGAAGGGGTTCCTAGTTATCCAGATGCCGGCCGGTTTTGGGATGTGATTGATAAATACAAGGTGACTGTATTTTACACGGCACCTACGGCCATCCGTGCGCTCATGCGAGAAGGCATTGAACCTATCAAAAAGAGATCTTTGGCATCGCTGCGTCTCCTTGGTTCTGTGGGTGAGCCCATCAATCCAGAAGCTTGGGAATGGTATCATACCAATATTGGAAAATCAAAATGCCCGATTGTGGATACTTGGTGGCAGACAGAAACCGGATCCATTATGATCTCCGGTGTTCCTGGTGCCATCCCGCAAAAGCCGGGTTCGGCGAGTTGGCCATTTTATGGAATCCAACCAGTTCTTGTGGATAATGAAGGTGTTGAGATCAAAGGCAAAGGGGAAATTTCAGGAAATCTATGCATCGCAAAACCTTGGCCTTCGATGATGCGCGGTGTGTATGGAGATCCAAAACGATTCTTTGATACTTACTTTTCTCAATTCAAAGGATATTACTTCACGGGTGATGGTGCCAACAAAGACAAAGATGGTTACTTTCGCATCACAGGACGAGTCGACGATGTACTCAATGTTTCCGGACATCGTATTGGTTCTGCGGAAGTGGAAAGTGCCCTCGTTGAACATAAATCAGTTGCCGAAGCAGCGGTGGTTGGATTTCCACATGATATCAAAGGCCAAGGAATTTATGCCTATGTGACAGTGAAACATGGTGTGACAACCAATGATGCTTTGAAGAAAGAACTGATTGCTATGGTCGAAAAGGTAATTGGTAAAATTGCAAGGCCCGAAGTCATCCACTGGGCTCCAGGACTTCCGAAAACCAGGTCAGGCAAAATCATGCGCCGGATTTTAAGAAAAATTGCCAATAACGAATTTGATACTTTGGGAGATATCAGCACTCTCGCTGATCCATCCGTAGTACAGTCGTTAATTGATGATAAGAAAAAATTTCACAGTTAA
- a CDS encoding dicarboxylate/amino acid:cation symporter → MFFPKIPFWIQILVSLLLGLIFGILLNPESGFVSALSLKPYLPWMKLPGDLFLNLLQMIMIPLVIVSIALGVSSLRNLKDLWSLGSKTLVYFIFTTIVAVSIGISLTLIIKPGNHIQTQTTTINQNIPSTDLDSKQESIPEIIANIIPKNLVNVWSKQQMLSVVFFGMILGIFFLTSRDSGAALKAFCHSLESFCLWVVATAMKLAPLAVLGLMSYAMVQIGFSLLLGLVSYIGTVLFGLLCVLIFYGILILIFTGKNPIRFLIQVREIPLLGFSTSSSSSVLPYSLKLAKEKLKLKETVSDFVLPLGATINMDGTALYQAVATVFLSQVYQVDLSPLDLFLLVGTVTAASIGTAATPGVGLVILASILYTFQIPIEGITILFGVDRFLDMCRTSVNLTGDLSCAFIMDHIWKETKPNEKN, encoded by the coding sequence ATGTTCTTTCCCAAAATTCCTTTTTGGATTCAGATTCTCGTATCTTTATTGTTAGGTTTGATTTTCGGAATTCTTTTGAATCCGGAATCTGGTTTTGTCTCGGCTCTCAGTTTAAAGCCATATTTACCGTGGATGAAACTTCCTGGAGATCTTTTTTTAAATCTACTCCAAATGATAATGATCCCATTAGTCATTGTTTCGATTGCCCTTGGGGTTTCCAGTTTACGAAATTTAAAGGATCTTTGGAGTTTGGGAAGCAAAACTCTGGTTTATTTTATTTTTACCACTATTGTTGCCGTCAGTATTGGGATTTCTCTCACACTGATAATCAAACCTGGAAACCATATCCAAACCCAAACAACTACAATAAATCAAAACATACCTTCCACTGACTTAGACTCAAAACAAGAATCCATCCCAGAAATCATAGCCAACATCATTCCCAAAAACTTAGTTAATGTTTGGTCCAAACAACAAATGTTATCTGTTGTTTTTTTTGGAATGATTTTGGGAATATTTTTTCTGACTTCCCGCGATTCAGGTGCGGCCTTAAAAGCATTCTGTCATTCGCTGGAAAGTTTTTGTTTATGGGTTGTGGCCACAGCAATGAAGTTAGCTCCTTTAGCTGTTTTAGGGCTTATGAGTTATGCTATGGTACAAATTGGATTTTCTCTTTTGTTAGGACTTGTATCTTATATTGGAACAGTTCTTTTCGGACTCCTTTGTGTTTTGATTTTTTACGGAATTTTGATTTTGATTTTTACTGGGAAAAATCCCATTCGTTTCCTGATCCAAGTTCGTGAAATTCCCTTACTTGGTTTTTCTACTTCTAGTTCCAGCTCTGTCCTTCCCTATTCCTTAAAACTAGCAAAAGAAAAATTGAAACTAAAAGAAACAGTGTCTGACTTTGTTCTTCCGCTTGGTGCAACCATCAATATGGACGGAACGGCATTGTACCAAGCCGTAGCTACGGTTTTCTTAAGCCAAGTTTACCAAGTAGATCTTTCCCCTCTAGACTTGTTTTTGTTAGTTGGGACAGTAACAGCTGCTTCCATTGGGACTGCTGCCACACCAGGGGTGGGACTTGTTATCCTCGCATCCATCCTCTATACCTTCCAAATCCCGATCGAAGGAATCACTATTCTTTTTGGAGTTGACCGGTTTTTAGATATGTGTAGAACTTCAGTAAATCTGACCGGCGATCTATCTTGTGCCTTTATCATGGACCATATCTGGAAGGAAACCAAACCCAATGAAAAAAATTAA
- a CDS encoding Ig-like domain-containing protein: protein MWKKFQILILFGFSSLTCLPKPEPSLLGVLVLPLVTQTSSNFAIESSSPTNGETGVALSPTITIIMTQAVDTTTVNTNISCAPSCPSLSGGVSNRTITLTPSSALTTGTTYTITLNQNIQSIFGLTLGTNTSFSFTTL from the coding sequence ATGTGGAAAAAATTTCAAATTCTAATTTTATTTGGTTTTTCTTCCCTAACCTGTCTCCCCAAACCAGAACCCTCTCTTTTGGGTGTACTGGTTCTACCTCTCGTGACACAGACCTCGTCAAACTTTGCCATTGAATCCAGTTCTCCGACCAATGGGGAAACAGGAGTGGCTCTTAGTCCCACAATCACAATCATTATGACACAGGCTGTGGATACGACCACAGTCAATACAAACATCAGCTGCGCGCCATCTTGTCCGAGTCTTAGTGGTGGTGTTTCCAACAGAACCATCACACTCACACCTTCGAGTGCTTTGACAACAGGAACAACTTATACCATTACTCTAAACCAAAACATCCAATCTATCTTTGGATTAACTCTCGGCACAAACACTAGTTTCAGTTTTACCACCCTATAA
- a CDS encoding tetratricopeptide repeat protein, whose translation MILRSRRIWQFGVLVTSLFLVSSPNLAETEVLNPVKVFYGYEDLLRMAEDKIIQETPAKAFDFLIKAKELNPDPDFRYYNLAARAHMKLGQIFDAIHAYEESIKKKKDQLDLVLYIADFYEKERKQKEALFYTKLYLEQKPNAKYRLYTAAILSRQLGLESDYESYIQILESDKTFVSEKEALQTSLLKNIKGKKWKEADDLSLRYLVYFPREEGMYETLILARRGRQSELLEQAYQWTSTVFLNETRYFTRYGVFLQEKQRYLEALTLFRRGFYNLLKFYPDSDAGEILFLIRQSYANLGKDRDTLAIDSLVKDFKNQNKLTATELENHQTTYRKNREYLLFCIHWFSKRDTAKTNEYRQKLKDRDLEFEESEFLRVMGVFSALPQDL comes from the coding sequence ATGATACTTCGGTCTAGGAGAATATGGCAATTTGGTGTTCTGGTAACAAGTCTATTTCTGGTTTCCAGTCCAAATTTAGCAGAAACAGAGGTTCTGAACCCTGTTAAGGTTTTTTATGGATACGAAGATCTTTTGCGAATGGCAGAAGACAAAATCATCCAAGAAACCCCAGCCAAAGCCTTCGATTTTCTCATCAAAGCCAAAGAATTAAATCCCGATCCGGACTTTCGGTACTATAATTTAGCAGCCCGTGCCCATATGAAGCTCGGACAGATCTTTGATGCGATTCATGCCTATGAAGAATCGATCAAAAAGAAAAAAGACCAATTGGATTTGGTTCTTTATATTGCTGATTTTTACGAAAAAGAAAGAAAACAAAAAGAGGCTTTGTTCTATACCAAATTGTATTTAGAACAAAAACCAAATGCAAAGTACAGATTGTATACCGCAGCCATTTTATCTAGACAACTTGGTTTGGAATCGGATTACGAATCCTATATTCAAATATTAGAATCAGACAAAACTTTTGTTTCTGAAAAAGAAGCCTTACAAACAAGCCTACTGAAAAATATCAAAGGCAAAAAATGGAAAGAAGCGGATGATTTGAGTTTGCGTTACTTGGTTTATTTTCCCCGGGAAGAAGGGATGTACGAAACCTTAATTTTGGCACGCAGGGGAAGACAGTCCGAACTTTTAGAACAGGCCTACCAATGGACATCTACAGTTTTTTTAAATGAAACCAGATACTTCACAAGGTACGGCGTGTTTCTCCAAGAAAAACAAAGATACTTGGAAGCCTTAACTTTATTTCGCCGGGGATTTTACAATTTACTCAAATTTTATCCGGATTCGGATGCAGGAGAAATTTTATTTCTCATTCGTCAAAGTTATGCGAATCTTGGAAAAGATAGGGACACCCTTGCCATCGATTCTTTGGTTAAAGATTTTAAAAACCAAAACAAACTCACGGCTACCGAATTAGAGAATCACCAAACCACGTATCGTAAAAATAGAGAGTATTTGTTATTTTGTATTCATTGGTTTTCCAAACGAGATACAGCAAAAACAAATGAATACCGGCAAAAATTAAAGGATCGTGATTTAGAATTTGAAGAATCAGAATTCCTGCGGGTGATGGGAGTTTTTTCTGCCCTCCCACAGGATCTTTAA
- a CDS encoding sodium-translocating pyrophosphatase, giving the protein MNVELIIIVMALVSIVTAIFYAARVVRIQVGAGGGSEKETAKLKEISAAIAEGAMAFLLREYRVILLFISFMTVLIYLLLDNPKTEFNEGIYTAVAFVSGALISCLSGFIGMKIATAGNVRTAEAAKTSLSRAFRVAYDSGAVMGFGLIGLAVLGMIGLFLLFTGTNVGVAKHILMESLAGFGLGGSSVALFGRVGGGIYTKAADVGADLVGKVEKGIPEDDPRNPATIADNVGDNVGDIAGMGADLFGSAAEATCAALVIGATASALADNNSALLYPLLISAIGIPASLLTTFFARVKEGGNVEKALKLQLWISTFIVAIALYFVTDIFMIDSFQIGDKTITKWNVFTSVALGLFAGMFIGWITEIYTSHSYKPVREVADACDTGAATNIIYGLALGYKSTVVPVILLVIVIVVSNILAGMYGIAIAAIGMISTIAIGLTIDAYGPVSDNAGGIAEMAELGKEVRDRTDNLDAAGNTTAAVGKGFAIGSAALTSLALFAAFITRTQNASKEMGEGAIDLTSIELLDPLVFGGLLFGAMLPFIFSAMTMKSVGKAALDMVKEVRRQFKEIPGLMEGKAKPEYAKCVDISTSAALREMIPPGLLVLLSPIVVGYLFGVKSLAGLLAGALVSGVVLAISSANSGGAWDNAKKYIEKTAGGKGSEKHKAAVVGDTVGDPFKDTSGPAINILIKLMAITSLVFAEFFVTKGGIILNFFK; this is encoded by the coding sequence ATGAATGTAGAGTTAATCATCATCGTCATGGCACTAGTTTCCATTGTCACGGCGATATTCTACGCAGCTCGGGTGGTTCGCATCCAAGTGGGCGCAGGCGGCGGTAGCGAAAAAGAAACCGCTAAATTGAAAGAAATCTCCGCAGCGATCGCAGAAGGGGCTATGGCCTTCCTTCTCAGAGAATACCGAGTCATTTTGCTATTTATCAGTTTCATGACGGTTCTCATCTATTTACTTTTGGATAACCCAAAAACTGAATTCAACGAAGGAATTTATACTGCCGTTGCATTTGTTTCTGGAGCCCTCATTTCTTGCCTTTCTGGTTTTATTGGAATGAAAATCGCGACGGCTGGTAACGTTCGCACGGCAGAAGCCGCAAAAACTTCTCTATCTCGCGCCTTCCGAGTGGCTTATGACTCTGGAGCCGTAATGGGTTTTGGTCTCATTGGTCTTGCTGTTCTTGGAATGATCGGACTTTTCCTTCTTTTCACAGGAACAAACGTAGGTGTTGCCAAACACATCCTTATGGAATCACTTGCTGGTTTTGGTCTAGGTGGATCCTCTGTGGCACTCTTTGGTCGTGTGGGTGGTGGTATTTATACCAAAGCCGCTGACGTTGGTGCTGACCTTGTAGGTAAGGTAGAAAAAGGAATTCCAGAAGATGATCCTCGTAACCCAGCAACCATTGCTGATAACGTAGGGGACAACGTAGGTGATATTGCTGGTATGGGTGCTGACCTTTTTGGTTCGGCAGCGGAAGCGACTTGTGCGGCTCTAGTGATTGGTGCCACAGCATCGGCTCTTGCTGACAATAACTCGGCTCTACTCTATCCACTTTTGATTTCTGCGATTGGAATCCCAGCTTCTCTTTTAACTACTTTCTTTGCTCGAGTGAAAGAAGGTGGAAACGTAGAAAAAGCTCTCAAACTCCAACTTTGGATTTCTACATTCATCGTAGCCATTGCACTTTATTTTGTAACTGACATCTTTATGATCGATAGTTTCCAAATCGGAGACAAAACCATCACTAAGTGGAATGTTTTCACATCAGTCGCATTAGGTTTGTTTGCTGGTATGTTCATTGGTTGGATCACTGAGATTTACACTTCTCACTCTTACAAACCAGTGCGTGAAGTAGCAGATGCTTGTGATACTGGTGCTGCAACAAACATCATTTATGGTTTAGCACTTGGTTACAAATCCACTGTGGTTCCTGTGATTCTACTTGTGATCGTGATTGTTGTTTCCAATATCCTTGCGGGTATGTATGGAATTGCGATCGCTGCTATCGGTATGATTTCTACCATCGCGATTGGTCTGACGATTGATGCTTACGGCCCTGTTTCTGATAACGCGGGTGGGATTGCTGAGATGGCAGAACTTGGAAAAGAAGTTCGCGATAGAACTGACAACTTAGATGCAGCGGGAAATACTACTGCGGCCGTAGGAAAAGGTTTTGCGATCGGTTCCGCTGCTCTTACTTCCCTTGCTCTATTTGCAGCTTTTATCACAAGAACACAAAATGCTTCGAAAGAAATGGGAGAAGGTGCGATCGATTTAACTTCAATTGAACTCCTAGATCCATTAGTATTTGGTGGTCTTCTTTTTGGTGCTATGCTTCCTTTTATTTTTTCTGCAATGACTATGAAGTCGGTAGGAAAAGCAGCTCTTGATATGGTAAAAGAAGTTCGTCGCCAATTCAAAGAGATCCCTGGTCTTATGGAAGGAAAAGCAAAACCTGAGTATGCTAAGTGTGTAGACATTTCTACTTCTGCTGCTCTTCGCGAAATGATCCCTCCAGGTCTTCTGGTTCTTCTTAGCCCGATTGTTGTTGGGTATTTGTTTGGTGTGAAATCACTTGCTGGTCTTCTTGCTGGTGCACTCGTTTCTGGTGTGGTTCTTGCAATTTCTTCTGCTAACTCTGGTGGAGCATGGGACAACGCTAAAAAATACATCGAAAAAACAGCTGGTGGAAAGGGTTCTGAAAAACACAAAGCTGCGGTTGTGGGTGATACAGTAGGAGATCCGTTCAAAGATACTTCTGGCCCTGCGATCAATATTTTGATTAAACTCATGGCGATCACCTCACTTGTGTTTGCTGAGTTTTTTGTAACAAAAGGTGGGATCATTTTGAATTTCTTTAAATAA
- a CDS encoding TRL-like family protein, whose translation MKKVLFLPLVFSLVHCLSVQTGNPSVTIFQNKGQEGWHSPGKIPLPTDRFVESCTTNYFGLVSLGNASFDFIPRNTRPKEIHSLDHYYKNQYFFFQELCLRVTGR comes from the coding sequence ATGAAAAAAGTTTTATTCTTACCGTTGGTGTTTTCTTTAGTTCACTGTCTCAGTGTACAAACAGGAAATCCTTCGGTAACAATATTTCAAAACAAAGGACAAGAAGGTTGGCATTCTCCAGGCAAAATTCCGTTACCCACCGATCGTTTTGTTGAATCCTGCACTACAAATTACTTTGGTCTTGTGAGTTTAGGAAATGCAAGTTTCGATTTCATTCCACGGAACACTCGCCCTAAAGAAATTCACAGTTTGGATCATTACTACAAAAACCAATATTTCTTTTTCCAAGAACTTTGTTTGCGTGTCACCGGACGATGA